The Solicola gregarius DNA window ACCACGATGTCGGCGACACCGGTTCGTTGTGTCCGACCGGCCTGCGCCGCGATGCGCGCTCGGGCCTCTTCCTCCGACATGCCGCGCCGCTCGCGCAGCCGATCGATCTGGACGTCGGTCGAGACGTCCACCACGACGAGTACGTCGAACGCACCCTGCTGACCGGTCTCGACCAGCAGCGGGACGTCGTGTACGACGATCGCGTCGGATCCGGCCGCCGCGGCGATCTCGGCCGCGCGTGCGCGTACGCGCGGATGGATGATCGCCTCGAGCCGTGCCCGGGCCCCCGGATCGGCGAACACCCGCTCGCCGAGCGCCGCGCGGTCGAGGTCGCCCGCCTCCGTGAGCACCGACTCGCCGAACTCACCGACGACCGCGGCGAGCCCACCCGTACCGCGCGCGACAACCTCGCGGGCGAGTACGTCCGCGTCGATCACCACGGCGCCACGCTCGGCCAGCATCCGGCTGACCTCGCTCTTGCCGGATCCGATCCCGCCGGTCAGCCCCACCTGAGTCATGCCGGGCAGTCTGCCAGCCGTGCACCGCGACGGCATAAGGTGTCCTCTGCCGTCTACGCGAAGGACCTCAATGCACCTGCAGAACACCGCCGCGATCGTCACGGGAGCGGCCTCCGGGCTCGGCGCCGCCACCGCACAGGCACTGCGCGAGCGGGGCGCCACCGTGTACGGCTTCGACCTCCCGAGCGCGGTCGATGAGGCGACGCCCGTCGACGGCGTGACGCTCGTCCCCACCGACGTGACCGAGCCCGACCAGGTGCAGTCGGCCGTCGCGACCGCGGCCGCCGACGAGCGCCCGCTGCGTACGGTCGTCAACTGTGCCGGCATCGGCCCGTCGATGCGCATCCTCGGACGCAAGGGGCCGCACGATCTCGCGGTCTACCGCAAGGTCGTCGAGGTCAACCTGATCGGCACCTTCAACGTCCTCACCCTCGCCGCCGAGGCGGTCGTCGCGACGGAGCCGGACCACAACGGCCAGCGCGGCGTCGCCGTCAACACCGCGTCGATCGCGGCGTACGACGGGCAGATCGGCCAGGCGGCGTACGCGTCGTCGAAGGGCGGCGTCGTCGGCCTGACGCTTCCCGCGGCCCGTGATCTCGCGTCGGTCGGCATCCGGGTCTGCACGATCGCGCCCGGCATCGTCGACACACCGATGCTGGCGACGGTCAGCGACGAGTTCCGCGCCGGGCTCGCCGCCGGCGTGCCGTTCCCACAGCGTCTCGCCGACGCAGGCGAGTACGCGCGGCTCGTCACCATGATCGTCGAGCACGACTACCTCAACGGCGAGACCATCCGGATGGACGGCGCGCTTCGCATGGCGCCACGCTGAGTCGCTGCGCCCATGCCCGACACACCGGACCGCGACCTCGAGATCGACGACTCCCTCGTCGTTCCGGCTGCCGAGCTGCGCTGGCGGTTCTCGCGTTCGTCCGGACCCGGAGGTCAGCACGTGAACACGACCGACACCCGGGTCGAGCTCTCGTGGGACGTCGCGGCGTCGGGCGTGCTGGACGAGCGACGGCGCACGCTGCTGCTCGAGCGGCTCGGCTCACATCTGGCGGGAGGCGTCCTTACCGTCGCCGCATCCGAGTTCCGCTCGCAGCTGCGCAACCGCGAAGAGGCGCGTACGAAGCTTGCCTCGCTCGTCCGCGGGGCCATGCGAGCGCGGCGTAAGCGGCGGCCGACGAAGCCGACCCGCGGATCCCAGCGCCGACGGCTCGACGACAAGCGCCAGCGTGGCGAGACCAAGCAGCTGCGCCGCCGCCCCGACGACAGGTAGTCGCGAGACCCGTCAGCTCGCCTCGACGCAGCCGAAGGTGCGACGGTAGTCGGCCGGCGTCGTGCCGCGCACTGCCGAGAAGTGGTGCCGCAGGGTCGCGGCGTTGCCGAACCCGGCCCGGCCGGCGATCTCGTCGATGCCGAGCAGGGTGTCCTCGAGCAGCTGCTCGGCGAGGGCCAGGCGTTGGTGGGTCACCCACTGGTGCGGCGTCGTGCCGGTCTCGTCGCGGAACCGCCGGGCGAACGTCCGCGGCGACATCAGCGCCCGCCGCGCGAGCACGTCGACCGCGAGGTCCTCCTCCAGGTGCGCACGCGCCCACTCCAGCAGCGGCTGCAGCGTGTCGGCGTCCTGCTCGACGATCGGCGTACGCACGAACTGCGCCTGGCCGCCGTCGCGCTGCGGCGGTACGACGATGCGCCGGGCGAACGCGCCGGCCACCTTCGCGCCGAACTCCATCCGGACGAGGTGCAGGCAGGCGTCGATGCCCGCCGCGCACCCGGCGCCGGTGAAGACTCGATCGTCGTCGACGTACAGCACGTCGGCGTCGACCTTCGCATCCGGGAAGGCCGCGGCGAGGCGGTCGGCGTGCCGCCAGTGCGTGGCGCAGCGCCGGCCGTCGAGCATCCCGGCCGCGCCGAGAACGAACGCACCCGTGCAGTGCGTCAGGATCGTCGCCCCGCGCGCGTGGGCGTCTCGGATGGCGTCGAGCACCGACTGCGGCACCTGGTCGGGTTGCGTGGTCGGGCAGACCGCCACCAGGTCGGCCTCGGCGACCCGCTCGAGACCGTGCTCGACGAACAGGTCGAACCCGTTCGAGCCGCGGATGCGGCCGGCCTGCGGCCCGCAGACCGCGAAGTCGAAGGCCGGCGCGCCGTCCTCGGGGTGCTCCTCCTCGCCCCAGACCTCGCAGAACAGGCCCAGCCCGAACGGCTCGACGCCGTCGGTCACGATGGTCGCCACGTTTCGGATCATGGTGAACGAGCCTGCCATCGAACTGGCAGAATATCAACCATGGATGGCAAGCCTGCCACTCGTGGCAGCATATCTATCTAGGCAGAATTACTGCCATGAACACCGTGATCCTCATCGTCCTCGCCATCGCCGCCGTCTATGCCATCGCCTGGACCACCCGCCGTTTCGCCCAGCTGATCTCCGGCGACGGGTACGGCCACCGCCCGGCCCCGCGCAGCACCTTCGACCAGAGCGTGCTCCGTCGTTGACCTTCGTTCACCGGCCGAGGCCGTGGGTCACCACGTCCGACGCCGGCACGAAGGTCTGGCGGTGCCCCGTCCACACCAGGTAGTACTTCCGCTTGCCGGAGACCACCGTGCGGTCATCGGGTAGCGAGCCGTCGAAGCTCATCGCGTAGTAGTAGTCGGTCGCCACCTTCGGGTTCGCGATCACGTACTCCTGGCCCTGGCGGAGCACGTACTCGATCGGCTGCACCTCCTGGTACGGGATCGTGTCGGGGTACGCCGAGCGCTCGGGGTACGCCCTCCCGTACGTGCGGGCGTACGCGCGCCCCTCCTTGACCGTTACGGTCGGCGCCGCGACCCGGGAGACCGCCGGATCGGCCGCGGGGTTGTGCAGCCAGACCAGGTTGCCCGCCCACGAGACCTGCAGCCAGTCGCCGTCGACCTTGTTCACGACCAGCTGCGTGCCGGCCGCCGCCCGCGCACCGATGTCGTTGGCGACCGTCGACGACTCGTTCGCACCCGGGTTCCATCCCGCGTCGCGCGCCAATGGAGCATCGCCGGAATGCGCCTGGCGCAGGTAGACGAAGTTGGTGCCGGCATCGGGATCGCACGGACCCGAGCCCGGCGACTGCTCCTCGCAGTCGGTGACCTCGTTGGTGTTGCCGTCGAAGCCCGGCCGGACCGTCACGGTGTCGCCCGGCTCGATCGCCGCCGAGCGCTGGTTCGCCCGCTCGCCGCCGATCGGCGCACCGAGCAGGTCGAAGTAGTGCTCCCAGTCCCAGTACGGTCCCGGATCCCAGTGCATCGACTCCGTCGCCCCGGGGATGGTGCCGGGCACCGTGTCGTGGCCGAGGATGTGCCCGCGATCGCGCGGGATGTCGTACTTGCGGGTCAGGTAGCGCACCAGCTGGGCGGACTGACGGTACAGCGCCTCGGTGTACCAGGAGCCGTTACCCGCCTTGCCCTCGTGCTCGATGCCGATCGAATGCGCGTTGATGTACCAGTTGCCCGCCTGCCAGCCGACGTCCTTGGGCTTGAGGTGCTGCGCGATGTGCCCGTCGCTCGAACGGATCGTGTAGTTCCACGACGTCCCGCTCGAGGTGTCCTGCACGATGTCAACACTCTGGTCGTACGTCGCCTCCGTGTCGTGGATGACGATGTACGAAAGCTTCGGCGCCTTCGGCCGGTGCGCCTTGTCGTGGGCTCCGTAGTTCGACGACCCGGGATCGGTCTCACCGTCGGCCAGCTCGTACGGCGCC harbors:
- a CDS encoding SDR family NAD(P)-dependent oxidoreductase; translated protein: MHLQNTAAIVTGAASGLGAATAQALRERGATVYGFDLPSAVDEATPVDGVTLVPTDVTEPDQVQSAVATAAADERPLRTVVNCAGIGPSMRILGRKGPHDLAVYRKVVEVNLIGTFNVLTLAAEAVVATEPDHNGQRGVAVNTASIAAYDGQIGQAAYASSKGGVVGLTLPAARDLASVGIRVCTIAPGIVDTPMLATVSDEFRAGLAAGVPFPQRLADAGEYARLVTMIVEHDYLNGETIRMDGALRMAPR
- the coaE gene encoding dephospho-CoA kinase; this encodes MTQVGLTGGIGSGKSEVSRMLAERGAVVIDADVLAREVVARGTGGLAAVVGEFGESVLTEAGDLDRAALGERVFADPGARARLEAIIHPRVRARAAEIAAAAGSDAIVVHDVPLLVETGQQGAFDVLVVVDVSTDVQIDRLRERRGMSEEEARARIAAQAGRTQRTGVADIVVDNTGSLADLEKRVDELWRSLARPAR
- a CDS encoding helix-turn-helix domain-containing protein — encoded protein: MATIVTDGVEPFGLGLFCEVWGEEEHPEDGAPAFDFAVCGPQAGRIRGSNGFDLFVEHGLERVAEADLVAVCPTTQPDQVPQSVLDAIRDAHARGATILTHCTGAFVLGAAGMLDGRRCATHWRHADRLAAAFPDAKVDADVLYVDDDRVFTGAGCAAGIDACLHLVRMEFGAKVAGAFARRIVVPPQRDGGQAQFVRTPIVEQDADTLQPLLEWARAHLEEDLAVDVLARRALMSPRTFARRFRDETGTTPHQWVTHQRLALAEQLLEDTLLGIDEIAGRAGFGNAATLRHHFSAVRGTTPADYRRTFGCVEAS
- a CDS encoding N-acetylmuramoyl-L-alanine amidase, with the protein product MRIPSRITVAVGCVALAASAASAVATTERSIPDSRIDCVSTLSAPDRQQAFERAGAASGVPQDLLLAVSYLESRWDDHGTSPSVAGGFGPMHLVDSAARGWDARGDEARGTSVTDGTLQRAAELTGLSESRLTSDPNANICGAAAVLASYAPDDGAGLASWSSAVERYGSDGTSEFARQVYATLRDGARRTTNDGERVGVRAHPGVRLPSPRREAKAKVDCPDALGCEWIPAPYELADGETDPGSSNYGAHDKAHRPKAPKLSYIVIHDTEATYDQSVDIVQDTSSGTSWNYTIRSSDGHIAQHLKPKDVGWQAGNWYINAHSIGIEHEGKAGNGSWYTEALYRQSAQLVRYLTRKYDIPRDRGHILGHDTVPGTIPGATESMHWDPGPYWDWEHYFDLLGAPIGGERANQRSAAIEPGDTVTVRPGFDGNTNEVTDCEEQSPGSGPCDPDAGTNFVYLRQAHSGDAPLARDAGWNPGANESSTVANDIGARAAAGTQLVVNKVDGDWLQVSWAGNLVWLHNPAADPAVSRVAAPTVTVKEGRAYARTYGRAYPERSAYPDTIPYQEVQPIEYVLRQGQEYVIANPKVATDYYYAMSFDGSLPDDRTVVSGKRKYYLVWTGHRQTFVPASDVVTHGLGR
- the arfB gene encoding alternative ribosome rescue aminoacyl-tRNA hydrolase ArfB, which produces MPDTPDRDLEIDDSLVVPAAELRWRFSRSSGPGGQHVNTTDTRVELSWDVAASGVLDERRRTLLLERLGSHLAGGVLTVAASEFRSQLRNREEARTKLASLVRGAMRARRKRRPTKPTRGSQRRRLDDKRQRGETKQLRRRPDDR